The following is a genomic window from Laribacter hongkongensis DSM 14985.
GTCCGGCCCCAGGGTGGCGAACATCAAGAGGCCATCCACCCGCAGCACGCGGTGGAATTCCGCCAGCACCGCGTCCGGCGTATTGAGCCATTGCAGGGCCAGGCTCGACCACACCATGTCGAGCGAGCCGCTGGCCAGCGGCAGTTGTTCGAGATCGGCGCACACCAGCGCCGGCGCCCTGGCAAACAGCCGCCGCAGGCGCCCCTGCGGCAGCTGCTTGTCGCGCGAGGCGCGCAGCATGGACGGCGCCAGGTCCAGTTCGGTCACCTGCGCCTCGGGATAGCGCGCGCGCAGCAGGCCGGCGCCGTAGCCTGTTCCGCTGCCGGCATCCAGCACCCGGGCCGGCGCATGGCGGATCAGGTCCAGCCGGGTGGCCATGCGGTCGCACACTTCGCGTTGCAGCACCGCCGCGCGGTCATAGGTCGCGGCTGCACGGTCAAACGAGGCGCGTACGCGGGATTTGTCGGTATAAAACGCTTCGGTCATGGTCCACTTAACAGGAGAAGCCGGTCGGCTGCATATGGGGACGGCATGGCAGGCTGCCAAGCCGTGACGGGATTACAAACGCGCAGCCAGGAAATCGCCCAGCCGTGCGGTGAATTCGGATTCATGCGACAGGAAAGGCGCGTGGCTGGCCCGCTCGAACGGCTGCCAGAGCGCATCCGGCAAGGCTGTCGCCAGCCATTCGCCAGCCGCCAGCGGCGTGATGGCATCCCGTGCGCCGAAGCCGAGCCAGACCGGACAGGCGATCTGCGACACCCGGGCGCGCAGGTCGGCCGCCACCAGCACGTCCAGCATCGGTGCCAGTCCCTGCGGCCGGCCGTGGGCAAACAGGCTGTCGCGCACCGCGTTCACCGTGGCGCGCGCATCCGGCGCCCCCAAAAGCTGCAAGGCCAGAAAGCGGTTCAGCGTGGCCTCGAAATCGCTGCCGAGGCTGTCGGCCACGGCAGCAATCTGGCCGGCGGGCTGGGCATGCGGCCAGTCGGGCTGGCGGACAAAGCACGGGCTGGTTGCTGTCAGCGCCAGCGCGCGGACGGCTTCCGGCCGCTGCAAGGCCCACTGCATCGCCACCAGTCCGCCCAGTGACCAGCCCACCACCGCCACCGGCAGCGGAAACGCATCGGCCACGCTGTCGGCCACGTGGGCAAGGTCGGCCACGGCCGGCGTGCGGCTGGCACCGTGGCCCGGCAGGTCGACCAGATGGCAGGTAAAGCGGTCGGCCAGGGCCGTCGCCACCCGCTGCCAGATGCCGCCGTGCAGGCTCCAGCCGTGCAGGAACACCACGTCCGGCCCCTGCCCCAGGGTTTCGATGTGCAGCATCAGTCTTCGGCTCCCGGCGGCAGGTCACGGCCGCTGTCAGGTTCGCGGGCCGGCTCGCGGGCATCGGCACCGGCCATCGGGCTCAGTTGCAGGTGCTTTTCGAATCCGGCCACGCGGAAGGTGTCACCCCACAGCACCGGTTCGTCGTAGAGCTTGACCAGCGCCGTACCGGCCATGATGTCGGCCAGCCGGCGGTTGATGTCGGTGGCCAGCACCGTGGTCAGCAGGTTGAGCGCCCGCCGGGGCAGCGATGCCTGCGCACCGTCCGGCAGGAACTTGTCGAACACCACCACCCGGCCGCCAGGCCGGAGCACGCGCTCGACTTCGCGGATGCACGCCAGCGGGTCCGGCACCACGGCGAGGATCAGGTGCAGCACCACCACGTCGAAGCTGTCATCCGGATACTCCATCGCCTAGGCATCCATCACCCGCGCATCGACCGGAAACGCCAGTTCACGGGCGCGCAGGATCAGCCGCTCGACCATCGCCGGGGCGTAGTCGATGGCGCAGACGTCGGCCTGTCGCGGCAGCAGCTCCAGGTCCAGCCCGGTGGCGGCGCCGACCAGCAGCACGCGCTCGCCCGGACGAATGGCGGCCAGCGCCAGCGAACGGGCGCGGCAGGGCGTGAAAAAGCGGCCCGGACGGTCGTAAATGGCCGCGTAGGCGTTGTAGCGCAACCGGTTCCAGCGCAGCGTATTGATCGGCATGAGAAAATACGGTGACGGCAAAGGCGCGATTGTAGCCTTTGCCCCCCTGTTTGCCGAACCCTTGCCGGTGCCGTACAGGCATCCGGCCCCCGACGGAGAATGCCGACCATGCCGATTGATGCCCGTTTTGCCGCGGTCCCGCTACTGCCGGAAGCCGATCTTGCCGACCCCCTGGACGCCGCGCCGCTGGCGCGCGCCCTGACCTCCGGTGGCCTGTCGATGCTGGAGCTGGTCTGGCGCGGCCAGCCGACCATCGATGCCCTGCATGCGCTGTGCACCGGTCACCCGCAGCTGCTGGCCGGCGTCGGCCACATCAGCGATCCGGCCCAGTTTGCTGCCGCCGTGGCGGCCGGCGCGCGTTTCATTTCCAGCCCGGGAGCCACGCCGGGACTGTTTGCCATCGCCCGCCTGCATCCGGGCATTCCGTTCTGGCCTGGCGTCGCCAGCCTCAGTGAGGCCATGGCCGCCCGCGAAGCCGGCTTCAGCCGCGTCAAGCTGCTGCCGGCCCGGCTGGCCGGCGGACTGCCGCTGGTGGAAGCGCTGGGGCGCTACCTGCCCGACATCCAGCTGATCCCCAGCGGCGACCTGTCGGAACTCGACACCGCCCGCTACCTGGCGCAACCCAACGTGGTGGCGCTGGGCGCAGACTGGATCGCAAAACACGAACTGCTGCGGCGACGGGACTGGACCTGGATCGAGGACAAGGCGGCCGGCGCCCGCGAGGATTACGGCTGTACGCCCTGAGGTGCGTCGGCGAGGCCGGCCGGCATCCGGCGCCGGCCAAGGTGGCCCCAGAGCTTTTCGTGGAAGAAATAGGCCACGGTATTGCACAGCGGCTCGACCATGGCCAGCAGGCTGGCAATGCCGAGGCTGCCGGTCAGCAGGTAGGCCACGGAAAACGCCACGCTGAAGTGCACCACGGCAAAGGTCAGGGTCTTGAGCAACGGCGTGCCGGCGGGAAGATGGTCGAGGTGCATGATCGGCTCCGGGCGGTCGGAAGTGGCGGGTAACGAGTTGATGATAGCCATTCTCAACAACTTCGGAAATTGAATCTTTTCGCCACTCCGATTGGCCAGCGCTATGCCGGGCCGCTTCCGGCCCGGCTGCGGCCCTTGCACCGTCCGTTTTACATGTTGAAGCGCACCACCGACTCGCGCAGCCGCTGCGTCAGGGCGTGCAGCTCGACCGTGGCGCGGGCGGTGTCGCGCACGATGGCGGCATTGGTGGCCGCTCCCTGGGCGATCTGCTCGACATGGCTGGCAATCTCGTTGCTGGCCTGGCTCTGCTCGTTGAGCGAATGCGAAATGTCGTTGACCACCTGCACCACCTGCGCCGCGCTTTCCTGCACCCGGGCGATGGCCTCGCCGCCTTCGGCCGCCAGTGCCACACCCTGACCGGCCCGGCGGACCGCGTCGCCGATATTGGCGCACGACGCATCCGACGTGGCCTGGATGGCGCTGATCATGGTGGCGATTTCGTGGGTAGCACTGGTGGTGCGCTCGGCCAGCTTGCGCACTTCGTCGGCCACCACGGCAAAACCGCGGCCGGATTCGCCGGCGCGCGCCGCCTCGATGGCGGCATTCAGCGCCAGCAGGTTGGTCTGGTCCGCCACGTCACGGATCACGCCCATGATCGAGCGGATCGACTCGGTCTTGTCGGCCAGCTCGCTGATCGAACTGCTGGCCGTGCCGACCTCGCTGCTGATGGCCCGGATTTCGTCGATGGTGCGGCCGATCACTTCGCTGCTCTGGCGCGAAATCTCGCCGGAGGCCTGCGAACGGGCGCGGGCATCGCCGGCATGGTCGGCAATCTGGCGGATGCTGCCGGTCAGTTGTTCGATGGCCGAGGCCATGGCGGCCGCCGCCTGGCTCTGCTGCTCGGAATGGTCGGCGGTTTCACCGGCATGGGCTTCGATTTCGCCGGCACGCCGGCCCAGGTCGTCGGCGGTCTGGACGATGTTGCCGATCAGCTCGCGCAATTGCGCCTGCATGTCGGCAATCGAGGCCAGCAGGCTGTCATGATCGTTGGCCCGCAGGCGGACCGGCGTCGTCAGGTGGCCGGCGGCGATCTGCCGCACCACCGTCACCGCGTAGGCCGGTTCGCCACCGAGGCGGCGCAGCAGGTCACGCACGATGACGATGCTGACCACCAGCAGGATGGCGATCAGCACGCCGATCACCGACAGCTGGAACATGGCGGCGCGCCAGAAGGCACTGTCCACGTCGTCGACGTAGATGCCGGTGCCGATCACCCAGTGCCAAGCGGGCGAGCTGGCCACGAACGACAGCTTCTGCACCGGGGAGCTGCTGCCGGGCTTGTCCCAGCGGTAATGGAATTCACCGTTGCCCTGCAAGGCGCCTCGCAGCAGCTGGCCGACGTCCTCGCCGTCGGGCGTGCTGACGCCGAATGCGCTCTTGCCGACCAGTGCCTGCTTGAAGCCGTGGGCGACGTAGGTCAGCTCCTGGTCCAGCACGAAAAAGTATTCTTCGCCGTCATAACGCAGGCGCGTCAGTGCGTTTTTGGCCAGCCGCTGGGCATCGGCCGTTTCCAGCCGGCCTTCCTGGGCCTCACGTTCGTAGTAACCGGTCACGCTGACAGCCATCTCGACCAGGTTGCGGGTTTTTTCCATGCGGTCGGCCAGCAGGCTCTGGCGCAATTCATAGAGGGACAGGCTGCTGAGCAGCACGAGGCCGGACAGGGCAATCCCGACCAGCATCAACAGTTTGTTACGCATCGACATGACGTGTTTTCCTCCGGCCGGGCCGGGCAGACGGCCTGCCATCCACGGCTCCATGACAAACGGCAATTATAACAACGTCAAAAACCCGACCTGTCCGGCATTTGTACGATGGCGACGCCAGCCATGACAAAGCAGCAATTGCCGCACTGCTGACCAGAACAGCAGCCTACAATGCCCGGCCGAACCTATCAGCCCGATTGTCACATCATGCCTGCCGCCCCCTCCCGCCTGTTGCTGGTTACCGCCTTTGGTGCGCTCTATTTCATCTGGGGCTCGACCTATCTGGCGATCCGCTTCGGCGTCGAGAGCTGGCCGCCGCTTTTGATGGCCGGCATCCGCTTTGTCATCGCCGGCGGACTGATGTTCGGCTGGCTGCGCTGGCGCGGCACACCGCTGCCCAGCCGCAGCGAATGGGCCGGTGCAGCCCGCATCGGCTTCCTGCTGCTGGTGTGCGGCAACGGCTGCGTCACCATTGCCGAGCAATGGGTGGCTTCGGGTGTGGCAGCACTCGGCGTGGCGACGGTGCCGCTGTTTACCCTGCTGTTTGCCCGGATGTGGGGCCAGCACAATACCCGGCTGGAGTGGGCCGGCATCCTGCTGGGCTTTGCCGGCATGGTGCTGCTCAACCTCGGCCACAACATGCAGGCCAGTCCGCTCGGCGCCGGGCTGATCCTGTTTGCCGCTGCGGCGTGGGCGCTGGGATCGGTCTGGGCCCGCTACCTGCAACTGCCGCCCGGCGCCATGGCACCGGCGGCGGAAATGCTCTGCGCAGGGGTCATGCTGCTGCTGCTGAGCGTGCTGACCGGCGAGCGGCTGGAAACGCCGCCGACGCTGCAAGGCTGGCTGGCCCTGCTGTATCTGGTGGTGTTCGGCTCGCTGATCGCGTTTTCGGCCTACCAGTTCCTGCTGCGCCACGTGCGCCCGGCGGCCGCCACCAGCTACGCCTACGTCAACCCGGTGGTGGCCGTGCTGCTGGGCATGCTGTTTGCCGACGAGATGATCGGCCAGGCCGAGTGGCTGGCCATGGGCGTGATCGTGGCCGCCGTGGTGCTGATCGGCCTGCCGCGGCGCCGGCGCGGCTGAAGCCTGCGGTACCAGACCACAGACCCTCGGTTCATCCGCTCCGGCGGGCCTTGTTGCGGCTTCCCTGCCGGCCATGTCCGGGCCGCCGGGAAACTGCTGGCCCGGGTTGTCCACCGTGTCCGGCTGACGGGCTGACGGGCTGACGGGCTGACGGGCTGACGGGCTGACGGGCTGACGGGCNNNNNNNNNNGGCTGACGGGCTGACGGGCTGACGGGCTGACGGGCTGACGGGCTGACGGGCTGACGGGCGAGAATAGCCGGCAGATGCTGCCGGTCCGGCCATCTGCGCTGGTCTGCGGCACGAAAAAACCCGCCGGCCGGCGGGTGGGTGCAGAGGAGCCCGGATGCGGGATCAGGCGTGGGCCAGCCGCTGGCGCCAGCGGGCGATCTGCTCGCGCACCTGCTCGGGTGCGGTCCCGCCGACGTGGTTGCGCTGGGCCAGGCTGCCTTCCGGTGTCAGCACGTCGTAGACGTCGGCCTCGATCAGTTCGCTGAATTCGCGCAGTTCGTCCAGCGGCAGGTCGGCGATGTCGCAGCCCTGCACTTCGGCCAGCTTGACGGTGCGGGCGACGATTTCGTGGCTGTCGCGGAACGGCACGCCCTTTTTCACCAGATAGTCGGCAAGGTCGGTGGCGGTGGCAAAACCCTGCAACACGGCGGCGCGCATGGCTTCCGGCCTGACGGTGATGCCGCGCATCATGTCGGCGTAGATGCGCAGGGTATCGATCAGGGTGTCCACCGTGTCAAACAGCGGTTCCTTGTCTTCCTGGTTGTCCTTGTTGTAGGCCAGCGGCTGCGCCTTCATCAGCATCAGGAGCGCCATCAGGTGGCCGGTGACCCGCCCGGCCTTGCCGCGTACCAGCTCCGGCACGTCCGGGTTCTTTTTCTGCGGCATGATCGAGCTGCCGGTGCAGAAGCGGTCGGCAATGTCGATGAAGCCGACGCGCGGGCTCATCCACAGGATCAGCTCTTCGGACAGGCGCGACAGGTGGGTCATCACCAGGCTGGCGGCGGCGGTGAACTCGATGGCGAAATCGCGGTCGGAGACGGCGTCCAGCGAGTTGTGGCACACGTCGTCGAAGCCGAGCAGTTCGGCAGTGTAGTGGCGGTCGATCGGATAGGTGGTGCCGGCCAGTGCGGCGGCACCCAGCGGCAGGCGGTTGACGCGCTTGCGGCAGTCCTGCATGCGCTCGGCGTCACGGCCGAGCATTTCTACGTAGGCGAGCAGGTGGTGACCAAAGGTGACCGGCTGCGCCACTTGCAGGTGGGTAAAGCCCGGCATGACCGTGGCGGCGTTCGGCTCGGCAAGATCCAGCAGGGCAGCCTGCAGGCCCCGGACAAAGCCGACGATGCGGTCGATGGCGTCGCGCAGGTACAGGCGGATGCCGGTGGCGACCTGGTCGTTGCGGCTGCGGCCAGTGTGCAGGCGCTTGCCGGCGTCACCGATGCGGTCGGTCAGGCGCTTTTCGACGTTCATGTGCACGTCTTCCAGATCGACGGACCATTCGAAACGGCCGGCGCGGATGTCTTCCAGGATGGTGTGCATGCCGGAGCGGATGGCGTCGAGGTCGGTTTCGGACAGCACGCCGGCGCGGGTCAGCATCTGGGCGTGCGCCAGCGAGCCCTGAATGTCGAACTCGGCCATGCGTCGGTCGAAATCCACCGAAGCGGTGTAGGTCTTGACCAGTTCGGCCACCGGCTCGGCAAAGCGCCCGGACCAGGCTTTGTTGTCATTCATGTGTGACTCCCGTTGCTGCATGCGAAACGAAAACGACAAGTATAAGACCTTTCAAGCCGTGCCGTACCGCCTTCATGACTGGCGCAAACGGTCCATGCCGTCACATGCCATTACGCTGATTGGGCTACAATCCGCCGCACTGCACAGGAAGAGGAGAGCCATCATGGCCATGTACCAGTCAGACTACACCCGCTTCATGAATGAATTTCTGGAGCA
Proteins encoded in this region:
- the bioC gene encoding malonyl-ACP O-methyltransferase BioC, whose amino-acid sequence is MTEAFYTDKSRVRASFDRAAATYDRAAVLQREVCDRMATRLDLIRHAPARVLDAGSGTGYGAGLLRARYPEAQVTELDLAPSMLRASRDKQLPQGRLRRLFARAPALVCADLEQLPLASGSLDMVWSSLALQWLNTPDAVLAEFHRVLRVDGLLMFATLGPDTLKELRQAFAGIDGATHVNQFIDMHDMGDALVRAGFATPVMDVERIVLTYDEVKAVMRDLKAIGAHNATAGRGRGLMGRQAWQRIEAAYDRLRQDGRLPATYEVVYGHAWRPAARPRRKLDDGRDIIEFHPHAPA
- the bioH gene encoding pimeloyl-ACP methyl ester esterase BioH, which gives rise to MLHIETLGQGPDVVFLHGWSLHGGIWQRVATALADRFTCHLVDLPGHGASRTPAVADLAHVADSVADAFPLPVAVVGWSLGGLVAMQWALQRPEAVRALALTATSPCFVRQPDWPHAQPAGQIAAVADSLGSDFEATLNRFLALQLLGAPDARATVNAVRDSLFAHGRPQGLAPMLDVLVAADLRARVSQIACPVWLGFGARDAITPLAAGEWLATALPDALWQPFERASHAPFLSHESEFTARLGDFLAARL
- a CDS encoding class I SAM-dependent methyltransferase; translated protein: MEYPDDSFDVVVLHLILAVVPDPLACIREVERVLRPGGRVVVFDKFLPDGAQASLPRRALNLLTTVLATDINRRLADIMAGTALVKLYDEPVLWGDTFRVAGFEKHLQLSPMAGADAREPAREPDSGRDLPPGAED
- a CDS encoding class I SAM-dependent methyltransferase; this translates as MPINTLRWNRLRYNAYAAIYDRPGRFFTPCRARSLALAAIRPGERVLLVGAATGLDLELLPRQADVCAIDYAPAMVERLILRARELAFPVDARVMDA
- a CDS encoding bifunctional 4-hydroxy-2-oxoglutarate aldolase/2-dehydro-3-deoxy-phosphogluconate aldolase; the protein is MPIDARFAAVPLLPEADLADPLDAAPLARALTSGGLSMLELVWRGQPTIDALHALCTGHPQLLAGVGHISDPAQFAAAVAAGARFISSPGATPGLFAIARLHPGIPFWPGVASLSEAMAAREAGFSRVKLLPARLAGGLPLVEALGRYLPDIQLIPSGDLSELDTARYLAQPNVVALGADWIAKHELLRRRDWTWIEDKAAGAREDYGCTP
- a CDS encoding DUF2061 domain-containing protein, whose protein sequence is MAIINSLPATSDRPEPIMHLDHLPAGTPLLKTLTFAVVHFSVAFSVAYLLTGSLGIASLLAMVEPLCNTVAYFFHEKLWGHLGRRRMPAGLADAPQGVQP
- a CDS encoding methyl-accepting chemotaxis protein; the encoded protein is MSMRNKLLMLVGIALSGLVLLSSLSLYELRQSLLADRMEKTRNLVEMAVSVTGYYEREAQEGRLETADAQRLAKNALTRLRYDGEEYFFVLDQELTYVAHGFKQALVGKSAFGVSTPDGEDVGQLLRGALQGNGEFHYRWDKPGSSSPVQKLSFVASSPAWHWVIGTGIYVDDVDSAFWRAAMFQLSVIGVLIAILLVVSIVIVRDLLRRLGGEPAYAVTVVRQIAAGHLTTPVRLRANDHDSLLASIADMQAQLRELIGNIVQTADDLGRRAGEIEAHAGETADHSEQQSQAAAAMASAIEQLTGSIRQIADHAGDARARSQASGEISRQSSEVIGRTIDEIRAISSEVGTASSSISELADKTESIRSIMGVIRDVADQTNLLALNAAIEAARAGESGRGFAVVADEVRKLAERTTSATHEIATMISAIQATSDASCANIGDAVRRAGQGVALAAEGGEAIARVQESAAQVVQVVNDISHSLNEQSQASNEIASHVEQIAQGAATNAAIVRDTARATVELHALTQRLRESVVRFNM
- the yedA gene encoding drug/metabolite exporter YedA, whose amino-acid sequence is MPAAPSRLLLVTAFGALYFIWGSTYLAIRFGVESWPPLLMAGIRFVIAGGLMFGWLRWRGTPLPSRSEWAGAARIGFLLLVCGNGCVTIAEQWVASGVAALGVATVPLFTLLFARMWGQHNTRLEWAGILLGFAGMVLLNLGHNMQASPLGAGLILFAAAAWALGSVWARYLQLPPGAMAPAAEMLCAGVMLLLLSVLTGERLETPPTLQGWLALLYLVVFGSLIAFSAYQFLLRHVRPAAATSYAYVNPVVAVLLGMLFADEMIGQAEWLAMGVIVAAVVLIGLPRRRRG
- the argH gene encoding argininosuccinate lyase; the encoded protein is MNDNKAWSGRFAEPVAELVKTYTASVDFDRRMAEFDIQGSLAHAQMLTRAGVLSETDLDAIRSGMHTILEDIRAGRFEWSVDLEDVHMNVEKRLTDRIGDAGKRLHTGRSRNDQVATGIRLYLRDAIDRIVGFVRGLQAALLDLAEPNAATVMPGFTHLQVAQPVTFGHHLLAYVEMLGRDAERMQDCRKRVNRLPLGAAALAGTTYPIDRHYTAELLGFDDVCHNSLDAVSDRDFAIEFTAAASLVMTHLSRLSEELILWMSPRVGFIDIADRFCTGSSIMPQKKNPDVPELVRGKAGRVTGHLMALLMLMKAQPLAYNKDNQEDKEPLFDTVDTLIDTLRIYADMMRGITVRPEAMRAAVLQGFATATDLADYLVKKGVPFRDSHEIVARTVKLAEVQGCDIADLPLDELREFSELIEADVYDVLTPEGSLAQRNHVGGTAPEQVREQIARWRQRLAHA